GCTTAGCCCCGTTTTGTTTGTAACAAACATCTCAAACTCTAAATTTCTCAAAAACATCTGACTTTTGGCTTATAAAGTACACAAATGCATATCTGGTAAAGTCATCAATGAATGAGACAAAAGATTTACTACCTCCTAGAGACTTTGCATTGGACCGCAAACATCAGTGTGCACTAATTCAAGTGGTCTAGTAGTTTTCACAATACCATGACTTAGAAAAGCCTTTGCCATCTTGCCCTCACATAAGTCAATGTTCACATTAGATAAGTCAGCACCTATTACTAATCTATTCTGGTGGGCAGTTtgaatactagctgtgcctgcATGTCCAAGGCGTTGGTGCGATATGTTGTTATCCTTTCCTGTAGAGGAATAAGGATATACGGTGTCGTCAGCAGTATCCAGATAGTAAAGTTTGTGTATTGCTGCTGTGGCACATACCTTTCCTTGCTTATTCTTCAGCCAGCAGTGAGAATGGCCAAATTGCACAATTATGCTTTTATCTGCTGTTGATCTTACGGAAAATAGATTTGCTGTCATTTGAGGTACATGTAGCACGTCATACATTGTGTTCGGTTTAACCTTTGAATCCCTTTGGGTAAAGACCTCCAcatttccaatgtcaaccactTCAAGGATGTGGCCATCTCCAAGACTGACCTTCCGCGGTTTTTCCAATGTTCTATATGTTTTGAACAGATCTATGTTATACATCATGTGTGATGTAGCCCCAGAATCAATAAGCCAACGAGCATCCTGTGGTTTGTCATGAGAAATTATGAATGCACAGTCATCCTCCTTTTTATCTTTAGCCTCCAAGACTGGTTTCGCATCATGATCACCTTTGAGTTTGGGACAAAACCTTTTGATGTGAAAAGGGACTATTGCACTCATAGCACCTTCTATTGGACTGTTTATTAATGCTATTTTGCCGTGAGTTACGATTTCCTGCTTTGAGTGCCGAGTCAGAATTTCTAGCGTCGTCTGTTGCTGCCTGTCTCTTTTTACAACTTTGATATCCGGTCATTAGTGCTTGCTGCACATAGTTAAAATTGATGTCATTGACTCGAGCCTCCAATGCCATTACAAGGGTTAAATAGCTATCAGGCAGACTACCTAATACTGTGACTACCTGATCCTCTTCCTCAGTAGTAGAATTTATGGCAGCTAGCTTGTCGGCTAATTCTTTCATATATCGTATATGTTGCTCTAGTGATGACCCTTCTTCCATTGTAGCTCTGAAGTATCGCTTTTTGATAAACAGTTTGTTAGTGAGGGTATCACGCTCAATGTGTCTTTGCAAAGTGTCCCACGCATCTTTTGGTTTTGTACAGGATGCTATAAGGTAGAGTAGATCATCACTTACTGACAGTACGATGATTGACATAGTCTGATTAGACTTCTTTAGATAATCTGCCTTTGCTGCAGCTCTCGCTTCGCTGCCAGGTTCCGTTATAGAGTTATCTACATAGACCCATAGCTCTTTGGCTATTAACAGATGTCTCAATTTAAATTTCTATGTGCTGTAATTCTCTCTTGATAATTTGTCGATGGATGGTCTTTCTTCTAATATTCCTGCCATAGCAAGTTGTAATAGTTGTCACAGTGTATAATGCAACTGTGCTCCTGGGCCATTAACCTGTTAGAATTATGAGTTTGTGTGAAACGAGTACAAGTTTATTTGTCAAGATACCATAACCAGCTGACATACAATAGACAGAGCAAGCATTACAAATAGGGTTGTGAAGGTATGCAAAAACAGCACAAGTAACCATAAAGCACAGCTTAGGTAAACCAATAAGTAAGCATGATGAGTTTATATTATAATGTGGAGTTTCCTCAAGGTGGTTTTATTGTATGAATGTTGACAAGGATAATTCAAGACGACTGCTTAGCTAGGCTGCTTGATCAGTACTGATGAGTCATAAAGATAACACCAGCTAGACcacccataacattgcttcaaggTCACACATACTTAGTACACATATAACACGCTCCTTTTTGGGAGGacagtaaaacaaaacttaaaatgtCAGTGaatacaaaagcataaaaatagaaaatgtttataatagagtTTGGAGCTGAGTTAACTAAAATGTATGTCGGTGGATGCAGCTTACTAAGCGAGGTTAATGTTACAtgctcaatttttaaaattagttttctgGCTGGGGGTACCTCACTGGTGGTTTGGATATGCGCCCTGACCTAGTTGTGTGCGTTTGCGCAGATGGAAGTGACTGATAATTACTACTAGGCTGGTGGGTGGTGTGTGAAGACTGTGAGGTATCTGATGAGGTTAAAGGCTGTGTGGCCTCTGACCTTGTGTCATTGTGGTCTACACCTTGTGCCGGTCTATGTTCCACTGCCATAAAATTACGCATGGTTATATTCTCTAATTGCAAAGATTGCAGAGTTGTTGGGGCTTCCTTGTATGGCCTCAAGAATTTTATGTTCCTTCTAAAAACTCTACCCTTGCCGATATTCACATAAAAACTCCTGGGTGTCTCTGCTCTCCGGATGATCACACCATCTACCCAACGCCGATGGCCTAGTTGGCACCAAACTCTCATGCCCCCACACATCTCAATAGGTCGCCTAGCTGGGCTTGTGTTGAACATATCTTGCGACTGGCGCTCTCTGAAAGCTTTCTCAATCAGGTTAATGTCTACTTTTTGAAGTTTGAGCTGTTGAGGCATGAACTGAAGATTGTTTCTTAGATTTCTTGACTGTAATAGAACTGAAGGCGATGGTAATTTACCCCCCAGTGGTGTAGATCGAAGGGAGGCTAAGACATCAAACAATGTTTGATTTGACTCATGGGCCTTTTTCTGGCTGCTTTTGATAGTTTGATTCATCCTTTCAGCAAGGCCGTTAGAACGAGAATAGTACGGACTAGATGTGATATGCTGTATCTCAAGTTCTTTTAGAAACTGTTCAAATTCAAATGATGTAAAATACGAAGCATTATCAGAAACTAGGATCTCAGGTCTACCAAAGTCAAGGAACTGCCTACGCAGTATCTCGACAATGCTACTTGAGTTTGCATTCTTCAGCTCACAGCAGGTAGGCCATTTGGAATATCTGTCTACCGTGACTAGATACTCCTTGCCAGCTAAGTGAAAAACATCTATGCTTACTGATTGCATTGGATACTGCGGTATGTCATATGGTTCGTAAGCACATTGTGAATTTGCCCTCACATTCTCCTGGCATGTTGCACAACTCAACACCACATCCTGTATCTGTCCCTGATAACCTGGCCAGTACACGGAATTTTTGGCATTCTCTATGCACTTACTAACCCCTAAATGTCCTATGTGAATGATATCTATTACGTGCTTGCGCATAGACACTGGGATAACTATTTGACTGTTTTTAAGTATCAGACCATCGTGTGTCGTCAAATCATATCTCGCTGCCCAAAATGGTTTCAGTGGTTCAATGCACATTCTCCTCTTAGCTGGCCAACCATTTCGTATGTAGCTGCTAAGGATTTGTAGAGTGCTGTCTGAGTGCACTGTGCTAAGGAGCCGGTCTTTGAAGGTTGGGTTTCTAAGGACACCGCTAGTGACTGAATGGATTTGTTCTGTATCTAGTGAGCTTAGAGCTTCTGCATCTTCACATAAATCTGCCAAAAAGGCACGCGATAGTGTGTCTGCAAGAACTAGAGCTTTACCTGGTTTATGCGCAAGTGTGTAATCATATAATTGATTGCATAGTCTCATTCTCAATAGCCTGGGACTGATATCATTAAGACCCTTATTCATGATTCCTATGAGTGGAAGATGATCCGTTTCTACCACTACATGTTgaccatatatatattgatggaatCTTCGTAAGCCAAACTGAACTGCTAGATATTCTTTTTCGATTTGAGCATACTTTTTTTGAGTGTCTGTCAGTGTGCAGCTAGCAAACTCAATTGGCTGCCCGTCATGCATTATCACTGCACCCATGCCAAACTGACTGGAGTCCACAGATAATACAATAGGCAGGTCTGGATCAAACATTCGCAATGCTGGAGTGGATGTCACCACAGCCTTCAGTTGTGCCAAGGACTCATCATGTGTGCCTGACCACGACCAAGTCGCATTTTTTTTGGTTAGTTCTCTCAGCGGGGTGGTTATGTCTGACAAATTAGGGCAAAACTTTGAGAGATAAGTTGC
Above is a window of Watersipora subatra chromosome 3, tzWatSuba1.1, whole genome shotgun sequence DNA encoding:
- the LOC137390529 gene encoding uncharacterized protein, which encodes MAEGGLRAPGCFISNAGNPSETSRSWHEWLEQFNFYMLATEKSTKGGEIQVAILLTLLGPQGQEIFRTFNLPEGDRKDIEKVKEAFTRHFTPQVKTIYERYKFHNRTQLPGESFDNFLTALRGLLSTCNIHADEQNSALIDRIVCGINSPEVREDIFNLDGNPDLNKIIQLCRRAEATKHYLTDMKIDKENANINTVQQPNHLAHKNKNGARVNNCKYCKSSHPKGACPAYGKECRNCHKMNHFSIACMAPQRKSAAKAAYKLVETSGEQNDITFTVNNDKSRREWCITTRLLGMATYLSKFCPNLSDITTPLRELTKKNATWSWSGTHDESLAQLKAVVTSTPALRMFDPDLPIVLSVDSSQFGMGAVIMHDGQPIEFASCTLTDTQKKYAQIEKEYLAVQFGLRRFHQYIYGQHVVVETDHLPLIGIMNKGLNDISPRLLRMRLCNQLYDYTLAHKPGKALVLADTLSRAFLADLCEDAEALSSLDTEQIHSVTSGVLRNPTFKDRLLSTVHSDSTLQILSSYIRNGWPAKRRMCIEPLKPFWAARYDLTTHDGLILKNSQIVIPVSMRKHVIDIIHIGHLGVSKCIENAKNSVYWPGYQGQIQDVVLSCATCQENVRANSQCAYEPYDIPQYPMQSVSIDVFHLAGKEYLVTVDRYSKWPTCCELKNANSSSIVEILRRQFLDFGRPEILVSDNASYFTSFEFEQFLKELEIQHITSSPYYSRSNGLAERMNQTIKSSQKKAHESNQTLFDVLASLRSTPLGGKLPSPSVLLQSRNLRNNLQFMPQQLKLQKVDINLIEKAFRERQSQDMFNTSPARRPIEMCGGMRVWCQLGHRRWVDGVIIRRAETPRSFYVNIGKGRVFRRNIKFLRPYKEAPTTLQSLQLENITMRNFMAVEHRPAQGVDHNDTRSEATQPLTSSDTSQSSHTTHQPSTKELWVYVDNSITEPGSEARAAAKADYLKKSNQTMSIIVLSVSDDLLYLIASCTKPKDAWDTLQRHIERDTLTNKLFIKKRYFRATMEEGSSLEQHIRYMKELADKLAAINSTTEEEDQVVTVLGSLPDSYLTLVMALEARVNDINFNYVQQALMTGYQSCKKRQAATDDARNSDSALKAGNRDHDAKPVLEAKDKKEDDCAFIISHDKPQDARWLIDSGATSHMMYNIDLFKTYRTLEKPRKVSLGDGHILEVVDIGNVEVFTQRDSKVKPNTMYDVLHVPQMTANLFSVRSTADKSIIVQFGHSHCWLKNKQGKVCATAAIHKLYYLDTADDTVYPYSSTGKDNNISHQRLGHAGTASIQTAHQNRLVIGADLSNVNIDLCEGKMAKAFLSHGYSSKSKGYRLYDPISNKVVTRRDVIFDEAKLGPGVVNKSDKITLSKIEVHIDSPPPSTSNTSSVEPVSRRSSRTHHPPTFTDAVTSQHSKEWLAAAESEYQSLVTNDTWELVDLRENRRAVDCKWVFRAKYDQDGNLDRFKGRLVARGFTQQTGVDYDETYAPILRYSSLRALLSYAVVHDMQVHQMDVVTAFLNGQLKEEIFMHQPEGFLKPGSEHLERFRKVGDIHYALILAKAGVAPLQATLTIPRLELQAALLSAKVSKRNLDYTPAKNIFGLIQGSLWAI